The Peribacillus sp. FSL P2-0133 genome has a segment encoding these proteins:
- a CDS encoding IS110 family transposase, which produces MNFKMQNKQNQLIERITNRHLVVGIDIAQQFHVARAVNYRGIVVGHPLTFENNDEGFTKFLSWIKELKRINRLDTAIVGMEPTGHYWLNLSKWLFEQNVEVVTVNPHLVKRNKENRDNTQSKSDKKDALVIADVVKNGYYTLIHHSPESIEKLRVLMSNRDMIVKRLVSSINQINRWVDIVFPELRQVFKDVTAKGAIANLRLFPTPVELCSLQPQDIIMGWKSVMKRHAGVPKAHSLIDLANKSVGTKKALDAYKLHLKQLLEEYDLATVQLEAVEQEVTHILMKIPYAEKILAIKGISTITLAGILGESGDLSGFAHGNALLRHAGLHLSEASSGKWKGQIVLSKRGRSRLRRFLFLATMSLIMNNPEFQAIHATNVKVKKTKKMKSVMKLCGKLARVLVGMARSGSDYSPEKVYPITPEAA; this is translated from the coding sequence ATGAATTTTAAAATGCAAAACAAACAAAATCAACTAATTGAAAGAATCACGAATCGTCATCTTGTTGTAGGAATTGATATTGCACAACAATTTCATGTTGCTCGAGCAGTTAACTATCGAGGAATTGTGGTCGGTCATCCTCTAACCTTTGAAAATAACGATGAGGGGTTTACTAAATTTCTAAGTTGGATCAAAGAACTTAAACGAATAAACCGTTTAGACACTGCCATCGTGGGCATGGAACCTACCGGTCATTACTGGTTGAATCTATCAAAATGGTTATTTGAACAAAACGTTGAAGTTGTTACAGTAAATCCGCACCTTGTTAAAAGGAATAAAGAGAACCGAGATAATACCCAATCTAAGAGCGATAAAAAGGACGCTCTCGTCATCGCTGATGTAGTGAAAAATGGCTATTATACATTGATTCATCATAGCCCAGAATCCATAGAAAAACTTCGAGTCCTTATGTCTAACAGGGACATGATCGTTAAACGGCTTGTCAGCTCAATCAACCAAATAAATCGCTGGGTAGATATCGTCTTTCCTGAACTACGACAAGTCTTCAAAGATGTAACAGCTAAGGGAGCTATCGCAAACCTTCGCTTATTTCCCACTCCAGTCGAACTATGTTCGTTACAGCCTCAAGATATCATTATGGGATGGAAATCAGTGATGAAAAGACATGCGGGTGTTCCAAAGGCTCATTCACTGATCGACTTAGCGAACAAATCGGTTGGTACAAAAAAAGCTCTTGATGCTTATAAACTTCATTTGAAGCAATTGCTTGAGGAATACGATCTTGCGACCGTCCAACTTGAAGCAGTTGAACAGGAAGTCACACACATACTCATGAAAATTCCTTATGCTGAAAAAATACTAGCGATTAAAGGAATTAGCACGATTACACTGGCTGGTATTCTTGGAGAATCGGGTGATTTAAGTGGTTTCGCTCATGGCAATGCTTTATTACGTCACGCAGGACTGCACCTTTCCGAGGCAAGCTCTGGAAAATGGAAAGGTCAAATTGTTTTATCCAAACGTGGTAGGTCCCGACTTAGACGTTTCCTATTTCTTGCGACGATGAGTCTGATTATGAATAACCCAGAGTTCCAAGCCATTCACGCCACAAATGTTAAGGTGAAAAAAACAAAGAAAATGAAGTCTGTCATGAAGTTATGCGGTAAACTCGCCAGAGTTTTAGTGGGAATGGCCAGAAGTGGA